Proteins from one Staphylococcus saprophyticus subsp. saprophyticus ATCC 15305 = NCTC 7292 genomic window:
- a CDS encoding NAD(P)H-dependent flavin oxidoreductase, with the protein MKLSTRVTGLLNVKYPIIQAGMAGSTTPELVATVSNAGGLGTIGAGYFSSDRLEQEITYLQELTDLPYAVNLFVPSDKLYIPEKVEHMNAWLKPYRRAFNIEEPVINMTEKQQFKDAIDLVIEKGVPAVSFTFGIPEQTVIEKLKERHIKLIGTATSVEEAIANESAGMDMVIAQGSEAGGHRGAFSETASQLTPLIGTMSLVPQMVDQINIPVVAAGGIMDGRGLVASMVLGAEGVQMGTAFLTSDESGASQLYKHAISQSKETDTVVTNVITGKPARGIENEFIHKMNEYDDEIPDYPIQNQLTNALRKEAANKGNAQWTHLWSGQSPRLVQHMSAWALIENVVKQANEIMNR; encoded by the coding sequence ATGAAATTATCTACAAGAGTTACTGGGTTATTGAATGTGAAATATCCAATTATTCAAGCGGGCATGGCTGGTTCAACGACACCTGAATTAGTTGCAACTGTGAGTAATGCTGGTGGATTAGGTACAATTGGAGCTGGATATTTTAGTTCAGATAGATTAGAACAAGAAATTACTTATCTTCAAGAATTAACGGATTTACCTTATGCAGTCAATTTATTCGTACCAAGTGATAAATTATACATCCCTGAAAAAGTGGAACATATGAATGCATGGTTAAAGCCCTATAGACGTGCATTTAATATAGAAGAGCCTGTAATCAATATGACTGAAAAACAGCAATTTAAAGATGCGATTGACCTAGTTATTGAAAAAGGTGTGCCTGCGGTTTCATTTACATTTGGTATTCCAGAACAAACAGTTATTGAAAAATTAAAAGAACGTCATATTAAATTAATTGGCACAGCAACAAGTGTTGAAGAGGCAATAGCCAATGAATCTGCAGGAATGGATATGGTCATTGCGCAAGGTAGTGAAGCAGGTGGTCATAGAGGCGCGTTTTCTGAAACTGCAAGCCAACTTACACCGCTTATTGGCACCATGTCTTTAGTTCCTCAAATGGTTGATCAAATCAATATCCCAGTCGTAGCAGCAGGCGGGATTATGGATGGTAGAGGATTAGTGGCTAGTATGGTATTAGGCGCAGAAGGTGTTCAAATGGGCACAGCATTTTTAACATCAGATGAAAGTGGTGCAAGTCAACTATATAAGCATGCAATTAGTCAAAGTAAAGAAACGGATACAGTTGTCACTAATGTTATTACTGGTAAACCAGCAAGAGGCATAGAGAATGAATTTATTCATAAAATGAATGAATATGATGATGAAATTCCAGATTATCCGATACAAAATCAACTGACAAATGCATTGCGCAAAGAAGCCGCAAATAAAGGTAATGCGCAGTGGACACATTTATGGAGTGGTCAAAGTCCAAGGCTTGTACAACATATGTCGGCTTGGGCACTAATAGAAAATGTGGTTAAACAAGCAAATGAAATAATGAATCGATAA
- a CDS encoding hemolysin family protein — protein MIIAIIILLFASFFFSGSETALTAANRMKIQTDAQHGNKKAGKLAKLLSKPSEFITTILIGNNIANIILPTLVTILAVDMGINVGLATAVTTIAIIIISEVIPKSIAATYPDRMSRLIYTPISFFVFIFKPITKILNALTDLINKALSNGTDETKRFSKEEIRQMVTIAGSEGAFNEIERNRIQGVMDFEQLKITDIDTTPRINVTAFPSDVSYEDAYETVVSKPYTRYPVYDEDIDDVIGIFHSKYLLAWSREPDNDILNYTSEPLFVNEHNRAEWVLRKMTVSRKHLAIVLDEYGGTDAIVSHEDLIEEMLGMEIEDEMDEEEKEKLELQKKAYNEK, from the coding sequence ATGATTATTGCTATAATCATACTTTTGTTTGCTTCATTTTTCTTTTCAGGAAGTGAAACAGCTTTAACTGCTGCAAATAGGATGAAGATACAAACAGATGCACAACACGGAAACAAAAAAGCCGGAAAACTCGCAAAGTTATTAAGTAAACCGAGCGAATTTATAACTACGATTTTAATAGGTAATAATATTGCAAATATTATTTTACCGACACTTGTAACAATTCTTGCAGTTGATATGGGGATTAATGTTGGGTTAGCTACAGCAGTAACTACGATAGCAATTATCATTATTTCGGAAGTTATACCCAAATCTATCGCCGCCACTTATCCTGACAGAATGTCGCGTTTGATTTATACACCAATTTCATTTTTTGTATTTATTTTTAAACCAATCACTAAGATATTAAATGCATTAACAGATTTGATAAATAAAGCACTATCAAATGGTACAGATGAGACAAAGCGCTTTTCTAAAGAAGAAATTAGACAGATGGTGACGATTGCAGGCAGTGAAGGTGCGTTTAATGAAATAGAACGAAATCGCATACAAGGTGTCATGGATTTTGAGCAATTAAAGATTACAGATATAGATACAACACCACGCATCAATGTTACAGCTTTTCCATCAGATGTTTCATACGAAGATGCATATGAGACAGTCGTATCAAAGCCTTACACTAGATATCCAGTCTATGATGAAGATATAGATGATGTGATAGGTATTTTCCATTCTAAATACTTACTTGCATGGAGTCGTGAACCAGATAATGATATTTTAAACTATACATCTGAACCTTTATTTGTGAATGAGCACAATAGAGCCGAGTGGGTGTTAAGAAAAATGACAGTTTCAAGAAAGCATTTAGCGATTGTGTTAGATGAATATGGTGGCACCGATGCGATTGTTTCTCATGAAGATCTGATTGAAGAGATGCTCGGAATGGAAATTGAAGATGAAATGGACGAAGAAGAAAAGGAAAAATTAGAATTACAGAAAAAAGCATATAATGAAAAATAG
- the sufB gene encoding Fe-S cluster assembly protein SufB, translating to MAKKAPDVGNYQYGFHDEDVSIFRSERGLTENIVREISNMKEEPEWMLNYRLKSLKQFYKMPMPQWGGDLSELDFDDITYYVKPSENTERSWDEVPEEIKRTFDKLGIPEAEQKYLAGVSAQYESEVVYHNMEKELEDKGIIFKDTDSALRENEELFKQYFSTVVPAADNKFSALNSAVWSGGSFIYVPKNIKLDTPLQAYFRINSENMGQFERTLIIADEGASVNYVEGCTAPVYSTSSLHSAVVEIIVHKDAHVRYTTIQNWANNVYNLVTKRTLVYENGNMEWVDGNLGSKLTMKYPNCVLMGEGAKGSTLSIAFAGKGQVQDAGAKMIHKAPNTSSTIVSKSISKDGGKVVYRGIVHFGRKAKGARSNIECDTLILDNESTSDTIPYNEVFNDNISLEHEAKVSKVSEEQLFYLMSRGISEEEATEMIVMGFIEPFTKELPMEYAVEMNRLIKFEMEGSIG from the coding sequence ATGGCTAAAAAAGCACCTGATGTTGGGAATTATCAATATGGTTTCCACGATGAAGATGTTTCCATTTTTAGATCAGAACGCGGTTTGACGGAAAATATTGTCCGTGAAATTTCAAATATGAAAGAAGAACCAGAATGGATGCTAAATTATAGATTGAAATCATTAAAACAATTTTATAAAATGCCTATGCCACAATGGGGTGGGGATTTATCAGAATTGGATTTTGATGATATCACTTACTATGTTAAGCCATCAGAGAACACTGAACGTTCTTGGGATGAAGTACCAGAAGAAATCAAACGTACATTTGATAAACTTGGTATTCCAGAAGCAGAGCAAAAATATCTTGCTGGTGTTTCAGCACAATATGAGTCAGAAGTTGTTTACCATAATATGGAAAAAGAACTTGAAGATAAAGGCATTATCTTTAAAGATACAGACAGTGCTTTAAGAGAAAACGAAGAGTTATTTAAGCAGTATTTCTCAACGGTTGTGCCAGCTGCAGATAACAAATTCTCAGCGTTAAACTCAGCTGTATGGTCAGGTGGTTCATTCATCTACGTACCTAAAAATATTAAATTAGATACACCATTACAAGCTTATTTCCGTATTAACTCAGAAAATATGGGACAATTCGAACGTACTTTAATCATTGCAGATGAAGGTGCTTCAGTGAACTATGTTGAAGGTTGTACTGCCCCTGTTTACTCAACAAGCTCATTACACTCAGCTGTTGTTGAAATTATTGTTCATAAAGATGCACACGTGCGTTATACAACAATCCAAAACTGGGCAAACAATGTTTATAACTTAGTAACGAAACGTACATTAGTATACGAAAATGGTAACATGGAATGGGTTGATGGTAACTTAGGTTCTAAATTAACTATGAAATATCCAAACTGTGTACTAATGGGTGAAGGCGCTAAAGGTAGCACATTATCGATTGCATTTGCTGGTAAAGGACAAGTTCAAGATGCAGGCGCTAAAATGATTCATAAAGCACCTAATACATCTTCAACGATTGTCTCTAAATCTATTTCTAAAGATGGCGGTAAAGTTGTTTATCGTGGTATCGTTCATTTTGGTCGTAAAGCGAAAGGTGCACGTTCAAACATCGAATGTGATACTTTAATTTTAGATAATGAGTCAACTTCAGATACAATTCCTTATAATGAAGTATTCAATGATAATATTTCTTTAGAGCATGAAGCGAAAGTTTCAAAAGTTTCTGAAGAACAATTATTCTACTTGATGAGTCGTGGTATTTCTGAAGAAGAAGCTACAGAAATGATCGTAATGGGCTTCATTGAACCATTCACGAAAGAACTTCCAATGGAATATGCTGTTGAAATGAACCGTTTAATTAAATTCGAAATGGAAGGAAGTATTGGTTAA
- the sufU gene encoding Fe-S cluster assembly sulfur transfer protein SufU has product MNFNNLNQLYRSVIMDHYKSPRNKGTLDNGSMTVDMNNPTCGDRIHLTFDIEDGFIKDAKFDGEGCSISMSSASMMTEAVKGHTLADAMKMSQEFSKMMLGEEYEISEDMGDIEALQGVAQFPARIKCATLAWKALEKGTVEKEGNTEE; this is encoded by the coding sequence ATGAATTTTAATAATTTAAATCAGTTGTATCGTTCAGTTATAATGGATCATTATAAAAGTCCTAGAAATAAAGGCACTTTAGACAATGGTTCTATGACGGTAGACATGAACAATCCAACTTGTGGGGATCGCATTCATCTAACGTTTGATATCGAAGATGGTTTCATTAAAGATGCTAAATTTGATGGTGAAGGTTGTTCTATTTCTATGTCGAGCGCTTCTATGATGACAGAAGCGGTCAAAGGTCACACATTGGCTGACGCTATGAAAATGAGCCAAGAATTTTCAAAAATGATGCTTGGTGAAGAATATGAAATTAGCGAAGATATGGGCGACATTGAAGCGTTACAAGGTGTTGCGCAATTTCCAGCAAGAATTAAATGTGCCACATTAGCTTGGAAAGCACTTGAAAAGGGTACAGTTGAAAAGGAAGGCAATACAGAAGAGTAA
- a CDS encoding cysteine desulfurase → MTDTLNVTEIIKDFPILNQQVNGKRLAYLDTTATSQTPVQVIDVMADYYKRYNSNVHRGVHTLGSLATDGYESARETVRRFINAKYFEEVIFTRGTTASINIVAHSYGDAHVSEGDEIVVTEMEHHANIVPWQQLAKRKNAHLKFIPMTEDGQLALEDVKATINDNTKIVAIAHVSNVLGTINDIKAITEIAHQHGAIISVDGAQAAPHMALDMQALDVDFYSFSGHKMLGPTGIGVLYGKRTLLNKMEPTEFGGDMIDFVSKYDASWADLPTKFEAGTPLIAQAIGLAEAIRYLQNIGFEAIHQHESELTAYAYDKMSEVDGIEIYGPAKDKRAGVITFNMVDVHAHDVATAVDTEGVAVRAGHHCAQPLMKWLNQSSTARASFYIYNTKEDIDQFVEALKQTKEFFSYEF, encoded by the coding sequence TTGACTGATACATTAAATGTTACTGAAATTATAAAAGATTTTCCGATTCTCAACCAACAAGTGAATGGAAAAAGATTAGCGTATTTAGATACAACGGCCACTAGCCAAACGCCTGTTCAAGTGATTGATGTTATGGCGGATTATTACAAACGTTATAACTCAAATGTGCATCGTGGTGTTCACACACTTGGTTCATTAGCAACAGATGGTTACGAGAGTGCACGTGAAACAGTCAGACGTTTCATTAATGCTAAATATTTTGAGGAAGTCATTTTTACAAGAGGTACAACGGCTTCTATTAATATTGTTGCACATAGTTATGGTGACGCACATGTTTCTGAAGGTGATGAGATTGTTGTTACTGAAATGGAACATCATGCAAATATTGTGCCGTGGCAACAATTAGCTAAACGTAAAAATGCACATTTGAAATTTATACCAATGACTGAAGATGGACAATTAGCGTTAGAAGATGTTAAGGCAACAATCAATGATAATACGAAAATTGTTGCGATTGCACATGTTTCTAATGTCTTAGGTACGATTAATGATATTAAAGCAATTACTGAAATCGCACACCAACACGGTGCAATTATCAGTGTTGATGGTGCACAAGCTGCGCCTCATATGGCACTAGATATGCAAGCGTTAGATGTCGATTTCTATAGCTTTAGTGGCCATAAAATGCTAGGGCCAACAGGTATTGGTGTTCTGTATGGTAAACGTACGCTACTTAATAAAATGGAGCCTACCGAATTCGGCGGTGACATGATAGATTTTGTAAGTAAGTACGATGCTTCATGGGCAGATTTACCGACTAAATTTGAAGCTGGTACACCATTAATTGCACAGGCAATTGGTTTGGCCGAAGCAATTAGATATTTACAAAATATTGGCTTCGAAGCGATTCATCAACATGAATCAGAATTAACTGCATACGCTTATGATAAAATGTCAGAAGTAGATGGTATTGAAATTTATGGACCTGCCAAAGACAAACGTGCAGGTGTCATTACTTTTAATATGGTTGATGTTCATGCACATGACGTTGCGACTGCAGTAGATACTGAAGGCGTAGCAGTAAGAGCAGGACATCATTGTGCACAACCACTTATGAAATGGTTAAACCAATCTTCTACAGCGCGTGCAAGTTTTTACATTTATAACACGAAAGAAGATATTGACCAATTCGTTGAAGCATTGAAACAAACGAAGGAGTTTTTCTCATATGAATTTTAA
- the sufD gene encoding Fe-S cluster assembly protein SufD — protein MTTETLNISEAQLVEYSQAHNEPAWLTELRKEALKLTETLEMPKPDKTKINRWDFDSFKQHETTGDVYQSLEALPEAVKEIIDIENSENLIIQHNNTLAFSKISDSAKNDGVIVEGLADALVNHPDLVKQYFMKEAVVVDEHRLTALHTALLNGGMFVYVPKNVVVEHPIQYVVLHDDNQASFYNHVIIAAEESAEVTYVENYLSNADGEGNQLNIISEVIAGANSKITYGSVDYLDKGFTGHIIRRGTADADAKINWALGLMNEGSQIIDNTTNLIGDRSESELKSVVVGTGSQKINLTSKIVQYGKETIGYILKHGVMLESASTVFNGIGYIKHGGTKSNANQESRVLMLSENARGDANPILLIDEDDVEAGHAASVGRVDPEQLYYLMSRGISRQEAERLVIHGFLDPVVRELPIEDVKRQLREVIELKVNK, from the coding sequence ATGACGACTGAAACTTTGAACATTTCTGAAGCGCAACTTGTTGAGTATTCACAAGCCCATAATGAGCCAGCTTGGTTAACAGAATTACGTAAAGAAGCGTTGAAATTAACCGAAACTTTAGAAATGCCAAAACCAGATAAAACAAAAATTAATAGATGGGATTTTGACTCATTTAAACAACATGAAACGACAGGCGATGTATATCAATCATTAGAAGCATTGCCAGAAGCTGTTAAAGAGATTATTGATATTGAGAACTCAGAAAATTTAATTATCCAACATAATAATACACTTGCTTTTTCTAAAATTTCTGACTCTGCAAAAAATGACGGTGTCATTGTAGAAGGCTTAGCAGATGCGTTAGTAAATCACCCAGATTTAGTGAAACAATATTTCATGAAAGAAGCAGTAGTTGTAGATGAGCATAGATTGACTGCGTTACACACAGCGTTATTAAACGGTGGTATGTTTGTTTACGTACCTAAAAACGTTGTCGTGGAGCATCCTATTCAATATGTTGTGTTACATGATGACAACCAAGCAAGTTTTTACAATCATGTTATTATTGCTGCTGAAGAAAGTGCGGAAGTAACGTACGTAGAGAACTATTTATCAAATGCAGACGGTGAAGGCAATCAACTAAACATTATTTCAGAAGTAATTGCTGGTGCTAACTCAAAAATCACTTACGGATCAGTTGATTATTTAGATAAAGGCTTTACAGGTCATATCATTCGTCGTGGTACAGCAGATGCCGATGCGAAGATTAATTGGGCTTTAGGTCTAATGAATGAAGGTAGTCAAATTATTGATAATACAACTAACTTAATCGGTGATCGTTCTGAAAGTGAATTGAAGTCCGTGGTAGTTGGAACTGGAAGTCAAAAAATCAATTTAACTTCTAAAATTGTTCAGTATGGTAAAGAAACGATTGGTTATATTTTAAAACACGGTGTTATGCTTGAAAGTGCGTCAACTGTATTTAATGGTATTGGTTATATTAAACATGGTGGTACGAAATCAAATGCAAACCAAGAATCTCGTGTATTAATGCTATCTGAAAATGCTCGAGGAGATGCTAACCCAATCTTATTAATTGATGAAGATGATGTAGAGGCTGGACATGCAGCTTCTGTTGGTCGTGTAGATCCAGAACAACTTTATTACTTAATGAGTCGTGGTATTTCTCGTCAAGAAGCTGAACGTTTAGTTATTCACGGTTTCTTAGATCCAGTAGTACGTGAATTACCTATCGAAGATGTAAAACGCCAATTGCGTGAAGTAATTGAACTTAAAGTAAACAAATAA
- the sufC gene encoding Fe-S cluster assembly ATPase SufC, which yields MPSTLEIKDLHVSIEDKEILKGVNLTINTGEIHAIMGPNGTGKSTLSSAIMGHPSFEVTQGEVILDGVNILELEVDERAKAGLFLAMQYPSEITGVTNADFMRSAINAKREEGEEINLMQFIKKLDKEMDYLDIDQDMAQRYLNEGFSGGEKKRNEILQLMMLEPKFAILDEIDSGLDIDALKVVSKGINQMRGKEFGSLIITHYQRLLNYITPDHVHVMYGGKVVTSGGPELAKRLEEEGYEWVKEEFGAAE from the coding sequence GAAGATAAAGAAATCTTAAAAGGTGTTAACTTAACAATTAACACTGGTGAAATACACGCAATTATGGGGCCAAATGGTACGGGTAAATCAACATTATCATCTGCAATCATGGGACACCCTAGCTTTGAAGTAACTCAAGGGGAAGTTATCTTAGATGGCGTCAACATCTTAGAATTAGAAGTTGACGAACGTGCGAAAGCAGGTCTTTTCTTAGCAATGCAATATCCATCAGAAATCACTGGTGTAACTAATGCAGATTTCATGCGTTCAGCAATTAATGCAAAGCGTGAAGAAGGCGAAGAAATTAACTTAATGCAATTCATTAAGAAACTTGATAAAGAAATGGACTATTTAGATATAGATCAAGATATGGCTCAACGTTATTTAAATGAAGGTTTCTCAGGCGGAGAGAAAAAACGTAATGAGATTTTACAATTAATGATGTTAGAACCTAAATTTGCTATTTTAGATGAAATTGACTCTGGTTTAGATATCGATGCGCTAAAAGTTGTTTCTAAAGGTATCAACCAAATGCGTGGTAAAGAGTTCGGTTCATTAATCATTACGCACTATCAACGTCTATTAAACTACATCACACCTGATCACGTTCATGTAATGTATGGTGGTAAAGTAGTTACTTCAGGCGGTCCTGAATTAGCGAAACGCCTTGAAGAAGAAGGTTACGAATGGGTTAAAGAAGAGTTCGGTGCTGCAGAATAA